The segment GAACCTAGAATTCCCTTAGGTTTTTTACCCAGATCGGCAcgctctatatatatatagatatatatatatatatttatggttgTTGAGTGGCTGGAACTTAGAGTTAGATGCCTATGTTCAGTTCTATGTTTTTCAGGCGGGCATGTTGATTTGCTCTATAGTTTGTAACGGTGTAGTTTGTCTTATTAAACATTTTTAGGATAAGAAAAATCCACTCCCGGCACTGGGGGGTGGGGTGGTGTGGGGAAAGCACTCTAttagaaataacaaaaactatCTTTACCTGTTGAGTTGAGATTATAATTGTATTCTATGTCTATGAAGTGTTACCCTGCAGAAATACCTTCATCCttgtacaagagcagtacattCCAATTGTTTTTCAACTTAAAACTTCTGAAATGATACAGAATGCTTTTCCATGCCTGTATAACTTTGGGGTCCAGTatcataatattatattttttataatattttctctgTCCATCCTTTAATCAAAATGATGTAAGTGTGCAACCCCATAGTTGTTTGTCAATCTATCATATTGCATCTGCTTTGCTGGATATGACGTccaacatgaaaagaaaaacataaaatttgaagaatttcaCTTATGAATTGACCATTTGTCTAAATTAAACCTATTACTGGAGCAGGCATTGAATGACATAATTCAAGATGATGGGGAACCTCCAAAGAAGAAGCTCTATGAACTAAAGCTCTCTTTGCTTGATGAGATTGGATGGAGTCATTTGGCAACATATGAGAGACAATGGATGCACGTGCGATTTCCAGCCAGCTTGCCACTTTTCTAAAAGGTTGCTCAATTTCAGTTCAGGTGTCTTGTATTGAATAAGTACCCTATAGGCCCATTCGAATAATTTATTCCTGTACACAGATCCTTTCGAAATAACATGCATCCAATGAGTGCGTTTCATACAATTGAATGTCACAGTCACACTCCTGTTCAATTAAATCGTTCATAGTAAAGTCAGATTCTCTGAAGTCATGTGATGTGCCTAATAAAGATCCTAATTCAGCGTTTATTAGGCTCTTTACTATTCTGTACCCCACGGGATTAGTGATTCCttaaacttatgattttttgcCATAGTGGAATCTTGTGTTCAACTGCCTATACTGGTATGGTGGTATCCAACTTTTCATATCATTAAACTCGGGACTTTCCCAGCGTTGCTGATTGTGATTGGGTTCCTTCCTAAAGTTAATGCTGGTCCATTCTGGGCTGGTTGAAAGGCATGTGATGCTGCTGCTTTTCAGCAAGGAATAGCTTGCCTCGCTGTGCTGTGTAGCAAATTAGCAATCATGAAGCGCCTCTTGTTCAAGCTTATTGGGCTACCGTTATCCAATATGATTGACCCTCGTGTTTGGGttagttattttcttttccttaccttgcttaaaaaataaaccaaGTAAAAGTACAgacctaaaaaaaacaaaagttttagGAAGCTGCAAAtaattaaatcttaaaaaaagaaaacaagaaaaaaagaaagaaagaaagacacaCTAACACAAAGTTTGACATTTCATCAAAATGGAGGGAAAAGAGCTGTAAGGGGGCTTAAAGCTAGTAGGAGTATTTAGCAAAAATTATCACTAGCTTGATAATTTCACTAACAggctttttctctcttcaaagTTTACCTTTAAGCTAAAGTTGGGAATTCCAGTTTCTACATTAAaaatgtaagagagagagagttcctcttcctcctactaatactaatagtaaaataaaaattggtttataaaataaattggaCTCAAAATATGAATATACAAAGCACTTATATAATtcctatcaaaattttttttatcatttttattttattttatataatttgatagttgggaaAGCAAGATTTGAATCTTAAACATTTCCATTAAAAACGATATAAAAGAAGTGCTAATTAAGCTACaactttaataattttccaaattaCCTCTAATTTAGGATCAATTTCATTATCTTTGGATCCGATGCAAGGATCCCATTCAACATTGGTCTACAGACCTAGTTGGGATGATGATTGTTCAGCCACCATTGCAAATGCCTTCGGTTATTCTTGTATTGGTTGTATAGTTACTTCTTGACTTTCTACTATTATAGCTCGCAGCTTGGCCCATTGGGctctttctttaaattttgttggaTCTATTATCATTTTGTCTATAAATAAATTTGcttagcttaatttttttttttttttttaaatcgaaaaaaggaaaggagaatAATTTGGCCTGTAGAAAGAACCAGAACAGATTTCAGAATTTTGTGGCTGCATGGTTTGCACAGCTAAGCAGCTTGCACAACTTTGTCGATTTGAAAGgctacacattttttttttttttttttttttgagaaacaaaggCTACAAAGTTATCAATAAACTATAGCTGCGTTTTCGTTtctgtttatttttgtttgatggtTGTATTGTTGTGGTGGAACAAAAACTTAATCAACAGcaaaacaaacatattatacACGGAAATGGACAAAAGTGGACCGAGCGGGACTGAACaagaccaaaatggaccgaatataCCAATTGGACTGAATAGACCAAATTAACTTAAATGGACCGAAATGTTACTTTAATGTGGCTTAATAATAgcgtagtaataataaatactattaaattaaatgaatgtGTAAATACAAagtatatataaagttaaaattgtcaaaaatattattagaaaaaaaactgcttaaaatgaatatataaaatcaatcagttaatatattcaatattataaaaaaaaatttagagaaacaaataaaaaataaaaaatgatgatgtggccGATGATGTGCCTCAACAAAAATGTAGTAAGCTTAAATGCTGCGCTTCAACTTATAAATATTGTATAGATATAAATGTGTTTAACTATTTATTATTCCAAAAGATAATCTCAATATATAAGGAGATGGGACAATGATTTGGCTCACCTGGGAGGATCAGCAAGTGCAAGCTCTTGGCTCGCCCATCTCAATCTGGTCTTGACATCAAGACTAAAATGTGGTCTCAAGATTGAGACCAAAGAGTGATCTTGATATTAAAATCGAGACCACTCTTTCTTTGGGACCACTCCAATCAACATAATGAAATCGAAACCAACATCGAGTAGCATCGTTGATAAAAGTAACGGACCAAAACAGACAAATTGAGTAGTTATTTGGCCAAAGATATGGACCATACTGAGGGCTGCTTTTAAGAAAGCATCAAACACCAACACTTCTTCAAGATGTCTTTTATTCAAGGAGTAAAGtcgtttttatttcttttccccTTAACTTTGTTCTACCTAAGTAAGAAGCATGTCTTGTCACATGCAGTAAGATTCTGTTaaatataacaacaaaaataacatcAAGGTGCAAAGTGTGATAAGTGTGATAGTTTAGGGTACCAAGTGTGCAATCAAATAGTTTAGGGTGTAAAGTGAAATCTAGtgcatagtttagggtggtaaattgtaattttccttaatttttccTTTGTAAAACTAGTATTGATGTACGTAATTCACTGGTCTTTCACCACGGAAAATTTTTAGGTGTTTATGCAATATAGTGAAATGGTACTCCTtcctctcacatttatggtAGACTGTAGACTCcattatgaatttaatgagtagaCTCTACTATGAATGTGATAGGAGGGAGTACCATTCTCCTTACTCTGgaagtacctaagaattactcaaGCCTTCTATATAATTGTTTGTTAATAGTAAAATTCTCACAAAAGGCTTTGGTTATGTTTAATGAGTGGACTCCACTATgaatatgagaaaataaaacataattttcCATAATTCGAGAGCACCTAAAAATTACTTAGGCCTTCTATGTAATTGTCTGTTATTAGTAAAATCCTCACAAGAGGCTTTGGATACGTTTATAATGTTTTTTGATTAATCCAAGTAAATttcttaattgttttttctatttgcattagttttactttattgtgttttttcaatctttctttGCCAAAAGTTCTATTGATTGAGACATTATCGAATgcatcaaatttcattcaaagtTGAATTTGCTTCTCGagttggaaaataatttttgggtAAAGTACAGTTTGGACACACAGTTTTGGTGTCAAATTTTATGAGCTCCTGATTAAGCATGTGTATGCGAATATAGTTCTATTACTAGCTACCGTATCTCTTTCGGTTGGGTTTGGGATATTTTGAATTTAGCATGATTTACTATTTCGAATCCAAGCCTCTTATTGTGTGATCTTAATGACCAATGAGGCTTTGTTGCTAGGTCTCATGGAATCTTCAACTTGCTAGAGCTCGCATATACTTTGTAATGACTAATGAAATGTCACAACGACCTACTGATAGATGTCTTTATCTCATATGAGAGCAATCAATAGGACAATTCATTTCAGGCAACCATTTAAAAATATGACATAAAGATATTGACAATGAAGGCAGGACTACCTGTTATATATATTGGGACATAAAAAGAGACGAAGCTCTCTCCTAATTTGAAAGATATATAGAACACATGCTTTTCACTACAAGatcccataacataatataggTGAAGATACACAGAATGGTTTTGGGAGTAATTAATAAGTTCTTTTCATTCAACATATATATTTCGAGCTAAAAGAAAGACAAATGCTTCATGTGGTTTATATTTTACTAGCTAGAACAATAAAGTAATCGGTTGGTGTTGGTATGTCCAACTAGTTGGTCTAAAGGGGTTGAAATCTGAGAGGCAGTCCATACTTAGGCCTTAGAGAGAGCAAAATAGTAGGAGAATGAGTGTAAGTTGGGGAGAGGGTAAGAGAAAACCTAGAGAGAATTAGGGTAAGGACGATCTTATACTCCATAAACGTCAAGTTCCTACCAACACACATTCTTCCTCCAAACCCAAAAGGCAGATACCCCATCTTGTGCTTGCACCCTCCATACATGTCACCCTTGAACCTCTCTGGCTTGAACTCATTCACATCCTCACCCCACAGTTCCAGGTCATGGTGCATGGCCACCACGTCAATCCACATGTTGGTTCCATTAGGAATTGTTAAGTCATCCACTCGAATGTCTTCTCTTGCTTGCCTTTGTACGTTTGGTGATGATGGGTAAAGCCGAAGAACCTCATTTAACACCCATCCCATCTACAATTACAATTACATTTGTAAGATTTCAACATGGTTTagtaaaaaatcataaatagaAAACCCTTTTTATCTATGCATGCATGttcttaaattcaaattcaaacgtATAATTACGTTAACTAATACTACATGTAAACAAGTTTATCTTTCTATAAATGATACTTCATCATTGTAATTTATTCACTAAGATACCTAAGTAACTATGCCTAggttttgtgatttttgtttattaattttatacttAAGTCTAACTCTTGATCGAAgttgatattttataaaaagaatattattattaagtgagggaaaaaaatctgtccaaataaaaagggaaaaaaaaaacatagaattcATGGCCGGCAGGCCTCCATATATCCATCCATAGCTCTGGTTGTACATGGACGGAGACCCAAGTAGAAAACGCAAAGTGTATCTGGGAAAGTAAAGATCTTGGACGGTCGTGCCAATAGGATGATGGCAAATGTCAAGGTAGGGCGTGTGGAGGTGGCATAGTACCCTAAAGTGAGGTACTGTTGAATTTGCAATGCCATTTAGTAGTAGTATCTACGTGACAATGACCAATACTACTCTCTATCCAACAATCCAAATGAGTCCAAGGCATAATAATCATGTGCTTCAGCCCCCACGCGCTTAACTCCTGGCATAGCTGGCCCTGGCCACTCTTTTTTTGCCCAACATTGACCTCTTTTCATAGGTTGGCtcctttcttatttttatgagagagagagagagagaaaagaagggATAAATTTCTAAGACATTAACTAGGCTTGTGTAAGAATAATTTTTAATCCCTTCtcttcttttacaaaaaaatgtagggtttatatatatatatatatatatatatatatatatgagtgtgTGATTTTTATTCATTGTGAAACCTTGATTGCATGTAATAGATAATATAATTGTCTCTCTAGTTCTCCGTTTCTTGAATCCAAAATCAGATTatctcaaaattaaaacaatgaTTTTATTTCTCTAGAGCTTGAGatgtttgtttaaaaattgaaaagtaaataaataattaattaggtaatttaaaaatatatatacattaaaaaataatttaaaatatatatcaaaacatatatatttcaaaatccAACCCATAATGCACTCAAAGTTTTTGAGTGACcctttttattccattttttttggttggaaaattttagaacaatattttatttctaaaaaatgagaCCAGACAGAAGTCCCTTTATATTTGAGtgataaatattatgaaaagttaaaaataatgcATACAAATCTAATTTCAAGCATTAATTCTCTCACCATTATTGATCTTGCATGTGAACGACTGCATGCATGTCTATCCCATAAACTAAACCAATTAGTGTTTTAGGTCATATAAATTTGGCTACTTCTAACACCTATCATGTATCATCCAACTAAGAAGATATTCATTCTTCAttaaattacaaagaaagatTTGCTGATGTATTGTAGTCGGTTGGTTCTATCTTATCCCACCCCCAAAAACAATGTTTATTTCTATAATAATTCTAAGATGATATGGTTTTCTTAACTGGCAACCATATCCCCAAAACTCTATACCTCTATATATGCTGTTCAAGGATTACAACCTTAATtcccatatttatttttttttaaatcacagcCACAATGTATCTTTACTgccttttatttcatttttatacaGTCCTTAAGACATTAATTGCGCCTCTATATCCAGCTAACAAATTCACAGGACACAAGTACAGTGCTACTAATatatgatatgaaaaaaaatttatcataccTTCTTTAGTCCAGCAAGCGTATTAACATCAATCTCTCCATCTTTAACAACTTCTCTGATCTCATCTCTCAACTGGTCTTGCCACTCTGGATTCATGGCCAAAAGTAACAATGTCCACGTGATTGCCAATGCTGTTGTCTCATGGCCTCCAAAGAAGAAAGTCTTGCACTCATCCACTAAGTCCTGCTGTGATAATGTCTTTCCTAATCGACTATCAACAGGACTCCCTTGAAGCAATATGCCTAGCAAGTCTTGTGGAGTTTTCCCTTTAATCGAATTTTTTCGATCGTTTATGATTGATAAAAACAGTTGATCGATTTCCTTGCCAAGTCTTTTGGCCTCTAGGGTTTTCTTAGGGAAAAAGAATTTGCTAAAAGGGACCCCCACAAAACGGTTAGACTTGAAGAGAGTCACTTGCAGGGCTCTTAGTTTTTCTAACACATTCTGGCCAGTTTTGTAACTTACACCAAAGCTTGTCTTAGCAATGATCTCTCCAGCTGTTTTTATAATTTCTCTCTCTGCATCAATCTCTGGTTTTCCTAAATTAATGAAGGTAGTCCAATTATCTAGCATATTAGTGGCTGACTCCACCATTAAGCTTGCCATAACctagaaaattaaacaaacaaagaaagttTAGATCTTTAGTGGGAATTAATTAACAGAATGGAAATTAATCAGTAAAGACTAACTTTGAGAAGTAAAGGAGAAGTATATAGTTATGTTTTACTAATTAATGTTtgtaagaaccaaaaaaaaaaaaaaacactaaatgaAAGATAATTTGTTGACCaattattgtttcttttatGGATGTACTATAATGAAATTTAGTTCTAGATTCTAATAGAATCAGctatatttttccattttgggtGAGAGATCaggaataaagagagagagagagaccttcaGGTTGATTGGATTGAATGCAGGAGTAATGACATGTCGCTGGCGAACCCACTCATCTCCTTCAACCATGACCAAACCATTGCCAAACATAGGATCTCTATCATTTTTGAACACAGTTGGCTTTCCCCAACTCTTTGCCATGACCGATCCAGACATTTTCTTTAAGAACTCAGGTTCtgctatatataaaaatggCTCTGTGCCCAGCCAATATATGAACGTTTTTCCTACACCACAAATTACACTTATATATTAGCCCTACACAAAATTTTATGGATACCTAGTATGTAAATTTTtgtatcataaaaaaataaaaaatttaaaaatttaaaaaaaaattaaaaaaatcaacctcTTTGCAGTGTATATAGTTGATGAACTCCATTGGTAGTATATACCTTGTCTAAAGGACTTCATTTTTGTGTTTCCATACAATTGTATTACCAATAatttctaaatgaaaaaaaaaaaaaatatatatatatatatatatatataaaatacagatataatatttttgacTAAATGCAaatattgattcaaatttgacAGCACATAGATAGTTTTacttttatcaatatatatctagctagctagctaggaGCTCACCATGACTCTTTTGCCATTGTGCAAAGTAGGGAAAAACATTTGAGTGTATATCATGTGGAGAATTCGAAGACTGCAACGAAGAATCACCGGACATCTTAACGATATCCTTAATGTTACCAAAAGGAAAACTTGGAGTTGGACCTCCAAACCCATTTCTCCGAATTTTCCAATACTTAAGAGTTGGTGAAATCCAGCAAGAAAATAACACTCTTAAGGTGACcaggaagagaaaaaagaccAGCAACACGGCTATGTTAAAACCTGTAGCCAGCTCAAGCAACCCCatatctctccctctctctctctttgtggtTTGTGTGAAAGCACGGATGGGTTTTTTGTATAgtctctctcaaaactcaaaaagcACTAATGGTTTTGTATAGTCTCTTTCAAAACGCAAAAGCACTAATAGTTTGTTTATGTTGGTGGATGTTGAGAAACATGAAGTAGGTATTTATAGAGGATTTCGGGGTCCCGTTTGAACAATTTTAAGACTTCCACTTTgaatattctttattttatttttttgctttgtcAACCATTCTAGGTTGCCCATCACGGCAAAAGATAAGTTCTCATTCTCTGTGGAAACCATCCTACCTTCACATGGGTTTCAACCAATGGGTGTTTACCACGTAGGCTTGTTTGACGGGGGGCCTTTTGTCAACGTTGCATGTGGAGCACGAGAAGTAAAGCCATCGTGTGATTTCTTGGAAAAGTACCAAGTATAGGTGATTTGTTAGAAAgataattaatcaaccaaagTAGATTATTGTTATTTTCCATGTggctaatgataaaaaataaatctgaatCATAACttccacaaaagaaaaaaataataatattcacCAACTTATTTGTTTGTAATCCTTACAAAATGATCTAGGATTAAAGCATTAACTCAACTAGTCACCAACCCCTGAAATACACCGAAAAGTTTTTtctaaaaaggaagaagatttgtttttccaaaaaaacaaaaaaaaatctctctcctTTTGCCTATGATTTGATTGTGATTatctattaaaaattaaatataaaatttgataattatagtaGTTATTGATAagaatttattatgattgttgtTTTATTATGATGTTATTAATAGATATTTGTTATAATTGTGATAAGCTTCTAAATAAtggtttaaatatagaatataatttaaacttatttaaaaatagGATCCAGCTTACCTCcagtaaatttttaaaaagatatctcttttgttttaaataaaatCTGTCACACCACCTTCTAACAAATCCACGTACCGTAGAGATTAAAACTTACATCCAAGCACTTGGCATGCCTTCCttttaaacccaaaacaaaGATTGTCTTTCCAAATAACACAACCATCCATTACAAACAACTAGGCAGTCATCAGCTAAATTACAAGACTATCCCATGTTTTGGTTCTTAATTGTTGTTGAATCACAGTGTAATTTGAAGattcaaaaaccaaattagTAGCATTCTTCTGAGGTATGGTTTTCTCTGTTTGTGGGTGGAACTTTCAgctttatattaaaaaattgtacaaaataAGAGTTGgtccttaatttattttcaacaatggagaacaaattaaatttttgccaGTTGTGCTTGTTTACACCTGTGCTAtagagatgatgatgatgttttaaataaataaacgttAATAGCAGTAGCTTAAAAAAGTTGAACTCTGATCGAAAACAGTAAATAATTATACGATTTTTAATTCTATGAAATTAATAAATGCATTGTACTGATTTTTATATCTgtggcaataaaaaaaaaagggtttccataaaatgattaaatgttTTGTGGCTTTTTATCATCTTTGCAATATGATTTTTGCAGCCACGATATCTATTTTGTAATACATACCAAAATTATTAGTGTTGGGTCaagaaattatgatttttgCAGCCATGAATTTTTAAGCTTGACTAAAACCCCTCATAACACATAGAGTTTCTCTTCGCTAGCGAAAGGTGGCTCCTCTCCATCTTCTCCTAGGTCATAGAATAGCCGTCCCTTCTTTGAAGATGTTTTTTGTACCTTGAGGTAACAAGTTTACCTTCAAGGTTTTGtggtttttcatttctttcggGGTTGGGGAAACACTTTCTagtttcttttagttttttctttttttcatttccttggTTTCAAATCGATGGATGAGTTAGCAAAATCTTGGAGTTGCCTTACCCTTTCGGATGTTGAAGGGTCTCACCTTAACATTACAAAAGTGAAAGCAGTTTCAGATTTTGTCCTTGCTACAAAGTTTCTCACTAAGCGTGCTTTGAATGTTGAGGCCATTGCAAAAACATTCACACCCCTATGGAGAATGAAGAACGACTTTAGGGTGACTAAAGAGAGTGATCATGTGGTCCTCTTTACCTTTGACAACCAAACTGACATGGAGAGAGTCTTGAATACCAAACCATGGAGCTTTGACAAGCACCTTATGATTCTACATCGGTATGATAAAGAGGTTGATGTACTCAATATAGAATTTAATGTAGTTACTTTCTAGATTCAGGTACACTATATACCAGTCCGGTTCCGAACAAGGGCAGTAGCTGAAAAATTCTGTGGGGTAGTAGGTCTAGTGGATAAGAACATGGATGAAGGAGAAACTATGGGAGATGGCTTTATTCGAGTACGGGTTAAGGTGCATATTTCCAAACCTTTGTGCAGAGGCAGAGTGATTTCTTTAGAGAATGGCAAGGAACTATAAGTCTCTTTCAAGTATGAACGACTGTCAAACCTGTGCTATTGGTGTGGCAGCCTCGCACACGATGACTGAGACTGCAAGTTATGGATTGAGAGCAAGGGTACGTTACCAATTGAGGCTCAACAATACGGTGCATGGATTAGAGCACCACCTTTCGTGCAATCAAAAAGAAATTCAGTATCTATTCTGGGATTCTATAAAACAAAATCTATTGGTCCGACGACAACCCCCACCTCAAAACCACCTAAAAAACCACCAGTGGTGATTCGAAGATGAGGATCAGCATCGAAGATTATAAGATTAGATAAAGGAAATGAGACACCAAATCAAGAAGGCAATAAATTCCCTAATTTTTAGGAGGCAAATCCGATGGAATCAAGCCATTTCCATACGGATCACAATGATTTTTGTGAAGCCAATGCTACTAATCCGGAACAAAATATGAGAAGTTTATTTGCTGACCTGTTTGAAGAGAAACTTGAGGAAATAAATTGTGATTTGAGAAAATTTGATGCAGCCATAGAATTTCATTCAGAATCAAACTCTTCTACGAGTAAGGAAAACCTTTTGGAGTCAATGACTATTAATGAAATCTTTTTGAAGTCCACTCAATCACGTACAACACCACATGGTCTTTCTCATGTACCACTCTTTGTAATACCCGAAACTTCAAACATCAACACAGGGAACTCAGCTACTTGGAAACATTTGGCCAAGTCCATCACAAGCACAAATGTCATTATGGCAAAGGCAGTGGGGTAAAAAAGGAGTGCTCATCCTAATGGGGGTCAGTCTGAgttacaaaagaagaagaaatccgTTTCTCGGGTAGGCAAAGGTGACAATGTGATATTGGCGGAGGTTGGTTCCCAGCCCTCCCAGAAGTAATGAGTCTTTTATGTTGGAACTGTTGGGGGCTTAGGAACCAACGAACAGAAAATCAGTTTGCAGAAAGAGTgtgggcaaaagatccctccGTTGTGTTTTTAGCCGAGACATGAACGAATGAAGCTAGGCTAATTTTAATTCAAGATCATTTGAAGTTTAAGCACAGATTTGTTACACCTAGGAGAAATAAATCAGGGGGTTTGGTGATGTATTGGAAGGAGGAGTTTGATTTAACAATTGAGAACATTTCGAAAAACCATATTGATGCCACAATTTGCAAAAATAAGGAAGGGGAGTGGAAATTCACAAGTTT is part of the Quercus robur chromosome 9, dhQueRobu3.1, whole genome shotgun sequence genome and harbors:
- the LOC126698512 gene encoding cytokinin hydroxylase-like; amino-acid sequence: MGLLELATGFNIAVLLVFFLFLVTLRVLFSCWISPTLKYWKIRRNGFGGPTPSFPFGNIKDIVKMSGDSSLQSSNSPHDIHSNVFPYFAQWQKSHGKTFIYWLGTEPFLYIAEPEFLKKMSGSVMAKSWGKPTVFKNDRDPMFGNGLVMVEGDEWVRQRHVITPAFNPINLKVMASLMVESATNMLDNWTTFINLGKPEIDAEREIIKTAGEIIAKTSFGVSYKTGQNVLEKLRALQVTLFKSNRFVGVPFSKFFFPKKTLEAKRLGKEIDQLFLSIINDRKNSIKGKTPQDLLGILLQGSPVDSRLGKTLSQQDLVDECKTFFFGGHETTALAITWTLLLLAMNPEWQDQLRDEIREVVKDGEIDVNTLAGLKKMGWVLNEVLRLYPSSPNVQRQAREDIRVDDLTIPNGTNMWIDVVAMHHDLELWGEDVNEFKPERFKGDMYGGCKHKMGYLPFGFGGRMCVGRNLTFMEYKIVLTLILSRFSLTLSPTYTHSPTILLSLRPKYGLPLRFQPL